The proteins below are encoded in one region of Aquisphaera giovannonii:
- a CDS encoding response regulator, with amino-acid sequence MSNRLRVLLAEDHNVVRAGLKALIDAQDDMRVVGESADGEAACRLCAELTPDVVVMDVSMPILGGVPATERICRDQPEVRVLILTVQEDRSYLHQLLRAGASGYLLKRAAADELIHAIRAVARGGTYVDPGLIGDVLGDLGARTSREGSPAEPLSEREGEVLRLVSRGFTNREIATQLDVSIKTVETHKARGMEKLGLVSRADIVAYAIRRGWLTST; translated from the coding sequence ATGAGTAACAGGCTGAGGGTGCTCCTGGCGGAGGACCACAACGTGGTCCGCGCGGGGCTGAAGGCCCTGATCGACGCCCAGGATGACATGCGGGTCGTCGGCGAGTCGGCGGACGGGGAGGCGGCCTGCCGGCTCTGCGCGGAGCTGACGCCCGACGTCGTCGTCATGGACGTCTCCATGCCGATCCTCGGCGGCGTCCCGGCGACGGAGCGGATCTGCCGCGACCAGCCGGAGGTCCGCGTCCTGATCCTGACGGTCCAGGAGGACCGCAGCTACCTCCACCAGCTCCTCCGGGCCGGCGCCTCCGGCTACCTCCTGAAGCGGGCCGCGGCCGACGAGCTCATCCACGCCATCCGCGCGGTGGCCCGGGGCGGCACGTACGTCGACCCCGGGCTCATCGGCGACGTGCTCGGCGACCTGGGCGCGCGAACCTCCCGGGAGGGCTCGCCGGCGGAGCCGCTGAGCGAACGCGAGGGCGAGGTGCTCCGGCTGGTCTCGCGGGGCTTCACCAACCGCGAGATCGCCACCCAGCTCGACGTGAGCATCAAGACCGTGGAGACCCACAAGGCCCGCGGCATGGAGAAGCTCGGGCTGGTCAGCCGCGCCGACATCGTGGCCTACGCCATCCGCCGGGGCTGGCTGACCTCGACGTGA
- a CDS encoding PAS domain-containing sensor histidine kinase, which translates to MPEPAGREPDHVAELRAARRAALNVMEDAVAARDALRDGEERLRLAIAVGGLATWDWDVRTGRVVWNDLHFTMQGYMPGKVVPSYEAWLARVHPDDRHAAQAALIAARDAGAPYRHEFRSLHPDGAVRWISARGSFLFDEGGAPVRMIGVAQDVTPQREAEEARRASERQLRLALAAARMGIWIWDVEAGIHTRDASLNRLLGLEPVETRHPFADFLGRVVHPEDRGRVEAAFHESIAHGQPLNIEFRIVRPDGAVRWLRDRGDVLGEGGPSSRFMTGACVDVTDLKGAEAAIRASEERLRLILASAIDFAVFTLAPDRLVTSWSPGAGAIFGYSEAEILGRSADILFTPEDREDAAPEGEARTALRDGRAADERWHIRKDDTRFFASGVLTPMGEGGSLGFVKVLRDLTERKQMEDALREARDRLEEKIAGRTAELEAANAALRETMAARAELLRRNATTQEDERRRISRELHDRLGQELTALIFSLKALGQAVPEGAPGRIRLVEAEAIVNRIGREAHDLAVELRPTALDDIGLGPALADYVSRWSARTGVAADFQSHGLDSRRLPTDIETAVYRVVQEALNNVAKHAHARRASVILERNQGELTAIVEDDGRGFDPSRIARAGPEARPSALGLLGMRERAALLGGSFLVESAYREGEATGTVVRIRIPLSPPEEEGHE; encoded by the coding sequence ATGCCTGAGCCGGCCGGCCGCGAGCCCGATCACGTGGCCGAGCTGCGGGCCGCCCGCCGCGCCGCGCTGAACGTGATGGAGGACGCGGTCGCGGCCCGGGACGCCCTGCGGGACGGCGAGGAGCGGCTCCGGCTGGCCATCGCCGTCGGCGGCCTCGCCACCTGGGACTGGGACGTGCGGACCGGTCGGGTCGTCTGGAATGACCTCCATTTCACCATGCAAGGCTACATGCCGGGCAAGGTGGTGCCCAGCTACGAGGCGTGGCTGGCCCGCGTCCATCCGGACGACCGCCACGCGGCCCAGGCGGCCCTGATCGCCGCCCGGGACGCCGGCGCGCCATATCGCCATGAGTTCCGCTCGCTCCACCCGGACGGGGCGGTCCGGTGGATATCCGCCCGGGGTAGCTTCTTATTCGACGAGGGCGGTGCCCCGGTCCGGATGATCGGGGTGGCGCAGGACGTCACCCCCCAGCGGGAGGCCGAGGAGGCCCGGCGGGCGAGCGAGCGCCAACTCCGCCTGGCCCTGGCCGCCGCCCGGATGGGGATCTGGATCTGGGACGTGGAGGCCGGCATCCACACCCGCGACGCCAGCCTCAACCGGCTGCTAGGGCTGGAGCCGGTTGAGACGAGGCATCCCTTCGCAGACTTCCTCGGCCGGGTCGTCCACCCCGAGGACCGAGGGCGGGTCGAGGCGGCCTTCCACGAGTCCATCGCCCACGGGCAGCCCCTCAACATCGAGTTCCGCATCGTCCGGCCCGACGGCGCCGTGCGCTGGCTGCGAGACCGGGGCGACGTCCTCGGCGAGGGCGGGCCGTCGTCGCGATTCATGACCGGGGCGTGCGTGGACGTGACCGACCTGAAGGGGGCCGAGGCGGCGATCCGGGCCAGCGAGGAGCGGCTGCGGCTCATCCTGGCCAGCGCCATCGACTTCGCCGTCTTCACCCTGGCCCCCGATCGCCTGGTCACGAGCTGGAGCCCCGGCGCCGGGGCGATCTTCGGATACTCCGAGGCGGAGATCCTCGGCCGTTCCGCGGACATCCTCTTCACCCCGGAGGACCGGGAGGACGCCGCGCCCGAGGGAGAAGCCCGGACGGCGTTGCGGGACGGGCGCGCCGCGGACGAGCGGTGGCATATCCGCAAGGACGACACGCGGTTCTTCGCCTCCGGCGTCCTCACACCCATGGGGGAAGGCGGCTCGCTCGGCTTCGTCAAGGTCCTCCGCGACCTGACCGAGCGGAAGCAGATGGAGGACGCCCTCCGCGAGGCCCGCGACCGGCTGGAGGAGAAGATCGCCGGGCGCACCGCGGAGTTGGAGGCGGCCAACGCGGCGCTGCGGGAGACGATGGCCGCGCGGGCCGAGTTGCTGCGGCGCAACGCCACGACCCAGGAGGACGAGCGGCGGCGGATCTCGCGCGAGCTGCACGACCGGCTGGGCCAGGAGCTGACCGCCCTGATCTTCTCCCTCAAGGCCCTGGGGCAGGCCGTGCCCGAGGGCGCGCCGGGCCGCATCCGGCTGGTCGAGGCCGAGGCGATCGTCAACCGGATCGGCCGCGAGGCCCACGACCTGGCCGTCGAGCTGCGGCCCACCGCCCTGGACGACATCGGCCTGGGCCCGGCCCTGGCCGACTACGTCTCGCGGTGGTCGGCCAGGACCGGGGTCGCCGCCGATTTCCAGTCGCACGGCCTGGACAGCCGCCGGCTGCCGACCGACATCGAGACGGCCGTCTATCGCGTCGTCCAGGAGGCCCTCAACAACGTCGCCAAGCACGCGCACGCCCGACGGGCCAGCGTCATCCTGGAGCGCAACCAGGGCGAGCTCACCGCGATCGTGGAGGACGACGGTCGGGGCTTCGACCCGTCCCGGATCGCCCGGGCCGGCCCCGAAGCCCGGCCCTCCGCCCTGGGCCTGCTCGGGATGCGGGAACGGGCGGCGCTCCTCGGCGGGAGCTTCCTGGTAGAATCGGCCTATCGCGAGGGCGAGGCCACCGGGACCGTCGTGAGGATCCGCATCCCCCTTTCGCCGCCGGAGGAGGAAGGCCATGAGTAA
- a CDS encoding family 78 glycoside hydrolase catalytic domain: MTSRINRPSRTLAARGLAAAAAALAAFAPLLAAPAEASAAAESGPLRPANLRCESKVDPMGVDVARPRLSWIVTSEGRGQVQTAYRILVASGPAALARDEGDFWDSGKVDGAHTIAIEYAGKPLASDQRAAWKVMVWDRDGKPSAWSAPASWSAGLLKPEDWKAQWIGVDHPAAPKAEPGKEPTLLLTPAPYLRASFEVKKPVRTATVYTTALGIHDVHLNGARVTDDSFNPGWTDYAKRVYYRAYDVTPRIRQGANAIGAILADGWYSGYVGFGKNRDHYGHLPRIKTQLNLVYEDGTAEVVATGPSWKAATGPLLEADFLQGEAYDARKELPGWDAPGYDDSGWGMVQTGAEVSPVVQAHPGPAVRPFAEIPAATWEEPKPGVYVANLGQNLAGVVRLKVKGEPGRKITLRFSERLNPDRTIYTTNLRSARCVDTYVCKGAGEEVWTPRFTFHGFQYVELTGLATPPTSDTVTAIALSSDTPVVGQFACSDPMLNKLHSNAYWTQRANFIDIPTDCPQRDERLGWTGDAQVYIRTATLNCDVQAFFNKWLVDLTDGQRADGQFPMVAPVKVAGDDGGPAWADAGVICPWTIYQVYGDRRVLERQYPSMVRFVEFCRARCTPAMLPPDKFHCFGDWLSIGADTPKDVIFAAYFAISARDTAKAAEALRKHEDAEKYRELFSRIKAAFHRAYMSADGRIKGDTQAVYVLAIAADLVDGEDLRRAGEYLVEDIEKKGNRLSTGFIGTKDLMLVLSKIGRVDVAYGLLLNTSFPSWGFSIKQGATSIWERWDGWTPEKGFQDPGMNSFAHYSFGAVYQWMVENIGGIKSDAPAYKHIVIEPRPGGKLEHADTLYKSVRGDVVTSWAVKEGEMSLVATIPANTTATVILPASDTAAITESSKPVARAEGVRVKGTERGKAVLEVGSGTYAFAVKLFPGVLEKALMTPVKAADQAGDGFVALFNGNDLSGWHGEDTADPRKVAAMSADEKAKFLAKGAEDAKKHWRVDNGEIVNDGDGAYLTTDRAYGDIELYVDFKIGPKGDSGVYLRGTPQVQVWDSTEPSYVRFDAQKGSGGLWNNSPGKPGKDPLVNADKPIGEWNTLHIIQVGSRTTIYLNDKLVVDNAIMENYWDRSTPIPAAAPIQLQTHGHEIRWRNIKVREIPGDEANTILSGKGAKGFTSIFNGKDFTGWKGPVDNYQVKDGAIVCKPGHGGTIYHEKELKDFVARVEFRLPPGGNNGLAIRYPGEGDTAYVGMTELQVLDNTAEQYRNLDKRQYHGSAYGMAAAKVGYLRPVGQWNYQEVTVQGSKIKVELNGTVILDTDLSKAKDFMAGSAHPGKDRTSGYFGFAGHNDAVEFRAISIRPLKEGEDADGFTDLFDGRSLDGWEIHGGKSKYRVQDGNIVGVTDDHAANTFLCKGDFKDFLLEAEVKDDPRLNSGFQVRSHVNEHNVVQGPQCEVALQSSGTAGRFYDEGRRGKWLCEIPDAAKAAFDDRGWNRYKILVQGNRYRSWVNGVPCSDFTDDADGQGFIGLQVHAIPQGEGPYEVRWRNLRIRELQPGEKVEGVD; this comes from the coding sequence ATGACATCCCGGATCAATCGCCCGTCGCGGACGCTCGCCGCCCGCGGGCTGGCGGCCGCCGCGGCCGCCCTCGCGGCCTTCGCGCCGCTGCTCGCCGCCCCCGCGGAGGCCTCGGCCGCCGCCGAATCCGGCCCGCTGAGGCCGGCCAACCTGCGATGCGAGTCCAAGGTGGACCCGATGGGCGTCGACGTCGCCAGGCCCCGCCTGAGCTGGATCGTCACGTCCGAGGGCCGCGGCCAGGTGCAGACCGCCTACCGGATCCTCGTCGCCAGCGGCCCGGCCGCCCTGGCTCGCGACGAGGGGGACTTCTGGGACAGCGGCAAGGTGGACGGCGCCCACACGATCGCCATCGAGTACGCCGGCAAACCGCTCGCCTCCGACCAGCGGGCCGCCTGGAAGGTCATGGTCTGGGACAGGGACGGCAAGCCCTCCGCCTGGAGCGCCCCGGCGTCCTGGTCCGCCGGGCTCCTGAAGCCCGAGGACTGGAAGGCCCAGTGGATCGGCGTGGATCACCCCGCCGCCCCCAAGGCCGAGCCCGGCAAGGAGCCCACGCTCCTGCTCACGCCGGCCCCGTACCTCCGCGCCAGCTTCGAGGTGAAGAAGCCCGTCCGCACGGCCACCGTCTACACGACGGCCCTGGGGATCCACGACGTCCACCTCAACGGGGCCCGCGTCACCGACGACTCGTTCAACCCCGGCTGGACCGATTACGCGAAGCGCGTCTACTACCGCGCCTACGACGTGACGCCCCGCATCCGCCAGGGGGCCAACGCGATCGGCGCCATCCTCGCCGACGGCTGGTACAGCGGCTACGTCGGCTTCGGCAAGAACCGCGACCACTACGGCCACCTGCCCCGGATCAAGACGCAGCTCAACCTCGTCTACGAGGACGGCACGGCCGAGGTCGTCGCCACCGGCCCGTCGTGGAAGGCCGCGACCGGCCCGCTCCTCGAGGCCGACTTCCTCCAGGGCGAGGCCTACGACGCCCGCAAGGAGCTCCCCGGCTGGGACGCCCCCGGCTACGACGACTCCGGCTGGGGCATGGTGCAGACCGGCGCCGAGGTGAGCCCGGTCGTCCAGGCCCACCCCGGCCCGGCCGTCCGCCCCTTCGCCGAGATCCCGGCCGCGACCTGGGAGGAGCCGAAGCCCGGCGTCTACGTGGCCAACCTGGGCCAGAACCTCGCCGGCGTCGTCCGCCTGAAGGTCAAGGGCGAGCCCGGGCGCAAGATCACCCTCCGGTTCTCCGAGCGGCTGAATCCCGACCGGACCATCTACACCACCAACCTCCGCTCCGCCCGCTGCGTGGACACCTACGTCTGCAAGGGGGCCGGCGAGGAGGTCTGGACCCCCCGGTTCACCTTCCACGGCTTCCAGTACGTGGAGCTCACCGGCCTGGCCACGCCGCCGACCTCGGACACCGTGACGGCGATCGCCCTCTCGAGCGACACCCCGGTCGTCGGCCAGTTCGCCTGCTCCGACCCGATGCTCAACAAGCTCCACAGCAACGCCTACTGGACCCAGCGGGCGAACTTCATCGACATCCCGACCGACTGCCCCCAGCGCGACGAGCGGCTCGGCTGGACGGGCGACGCGCAGGTCTACATCCGGACGGCCACGCTCAATTGCGACGTCCAGGCGTTCTTCAACAAGTGGCTGGTGGACCTGACCGACGGCCAGCGCGCCGACGGCCAGTTCCCGATGGTCGCCCCCGTGAAGGTCGCCGGCGACGACGGCGGCCCCGCCTGGGCCGACGCCGGCGTCATCTGCCCGTGGACGATCTATCAGGTCTACGGCGACCGCCGCGTCCTCGAGCGGCAGTACCCCTCGATGGTCAGGTTCGTCGAGTTCTGCCGCGCCCGCTGCACGCCCGCCATGCTGCCGCCGGACAAGTTCCACTGCTTCGGCGACTGGCTGAGCATCGGCGCGGACACGCCCAAGGACGTCATCTTCGCGGCCTACTTCGCCATCAGCGCCCGCGACACGGCGAAGGCCGCGGAGGCCCTCCGCAAGCACGAGGACGCGGAGAAGTACCGGGAGCTGTTCAGCCGGATCAAGGCCGCATTCCACCGGGCCTACATGTCGGCCGATGGCCGCATCAAGGGTGACACCCAGGCCGTCTACGTCCTGGCGATCGCCGCCGACCTCGTGGACGGCGAGGACCTCCGCCGGGCCGGCGAGTACCTCGTGGAGGACATCGAGAAGAAGGGCAACCGCCTCTCCACCGGCTTCATCGGGACCAAGGACCTGATGCTCGTCCTCTCGAAGATCGGCCGCGTGGACGTCGCCTACGGGCTCCTGCTCAACACGAGCTTCCCGTCGTGGGGCTTCTCGATCAAGCAGGGCGCGACCAGCATCTGGGAGCGCTGGGACGGCTGGACCCCGGAGAAGGGATTCCAGGATCCGGGGATGAACTCGTTCGCCCACTACTCCTTCGGCGCCGTCTACCAGTGGATGGTGGAGAACATCGGCGGGATCAAGTCCGACGCCCCGGCCTACAAGCACATCGTCATCGAGCCCCGGCCCGGCGGCAAGCTCGAGCACGCCGACACGCTGTACAAGAGCGTCCGCGGCGACGTCGTCACGTCGTGGGCCGTGAAGGAGGGCGAGATGTCGCTCGTCGCCACGATCCCCGCCAACACGACGGCCACCGTCATCCTGCCGGCATCCGACACCGCCGCCATCACCGAGTCCTCCAAGCCGGTCGCCCGGGCGGAGGGCGTGAGGGTCAAGGGGACCGAGCGGGGCAAGGCCGTGTTGGAGGTTGGCTCGGGCACGTACGCGTTCGCCGTCAAGCTCTTCCCGGGTGTTCTGGAGAAGGCCCTGATGACCCCCGTGAAGGCCGCGGACCAGGCCGGCGACGGGTTCGTCGCGCTCTTCAACGGCAACGACCTCTCCGGCTGGCACGGCGAGGACACGGCCGACCCGCGCAAGGTCGCCGCGATGTCCGCCGACGAGAAGGCCAAGTTCCTGGCCAAGGGCGCCGAGGACGCGAAGAAGCACTGGCGCGTGGACAACGGCGAGATCGTCAACGACGGCGACGGCGCCTACCTGACCACGGACAGGGCCTACGGCGACATCGAGCTGTACGTCGACTTCAAGATCGGCCCCAAGGGCGACAGCGGCGTCTACCTGCGGGGGACGCCCCAGGTCCAGGTCTGGGACTCCACCGAGCCTTCCTACGTCCGGTTCGACGCCCAGAAGGGATCCGGCGGGCTCTGGAACAACTCGCCCGGCAAGCCCGGCAAGGACCCGCTCGTCAACGCGGATAAGCCGATCGGCGAGTGGAACACCCTGCACATCATCCAGGTGGGCTCGCGGACGACGATCTACCTGAATGACAAGCTCGTGGTGGACAACGCGATCATGGAGAACTACTGGGACCGCTCCACGCCGATCCCGGCGGCCGCGCCGATCCAGCTCCAGACCCACGGCCACGAGATCCGCTGGCGGAACATCAAGGTCCGCGAGATCCCCGGGGACGAGGCCAACACCATCCTTTCCGGCAAGGGGGCCAAGGGCTTCACGTCCATCTTCAACGGCAAGGACTTCACCGGCTGGAAGGGCCCGGTGGACAACTACCAGGTCAAGGACGGGGCCATCGTCTGCAAGCCGGGCCACGGCGGGACGATCTACCACGAGAAGGAACTCAAGGACTTCGTCGCCCGGGTCGAGTTCCGGCTCCCGCCCGGGGGCAACAACGGCCTGGCGATCCGCTACCCCGGCGAGGGGGACACGGCGTACGTCGGCATGACCGAGCTCCAGGTGCTCGACAACACGGCCGAGCAGTACCGCAACCTCGACAAGCGGCAGTACCACGGCTCGGCCTACGGGATGGCCGCGGCGAAGGTCGGCTACCTCCGGCCGGTCGGCCAGTGGAACTACCAGGAGGTCACCGTGCAGGGCTCGAAGATCAAGGTCGAGCTGAACGGCACCGTGATCCTCGACACCGACCTTTCGAAGGCGAAGGACTTCATGGCCGGCTCGGCCCACCCGGGCAAGGACCGGACCTCCGGGTACTTCGGCTTCGCCGGCCACAACGACGCGGTGGAGTTCCGCGCGATCTCCATCAGGCCCCTGAAGGAGGGCGAGGACGCCGACGGCTTCACCGACCTCTTCGACGGCCGGTCGCTCGACGGCTGGGAGATCCACGGCGGCAAGTCGAAGTACCGCGTCCAGGACGGGAACATCGTCGGCGTCACCGACGACCACGCCGCCAACACGTTCCTCTGCAAGGGGGACTTCAAGGACTTCCTGCTGGAGGCCGAGGTGAAGGATGACCCGCGGCTGAACTCGGGCTTCCAGGTCCGCAGCCACGTCAACGAGCACAACGTCGTCCAGGGCCCGCAGTGCGAGGTGGCGCTCCAGTCCTCCGGCACCGCCGGCCGCTTCTACGACGAGGGCCGCCGCGGCAAGTGGCTCTGCGAGATCCCGGACGCGGCGAAGGCCGCCTTCGACGACAGGGGCTGGAATCGCTACAAGATCCTGGTGCAGGGCAACCGCTACCGTTCGTGGGTCAACGGCGTCCCCTGCTCCGACTTCACCGACGACGCGGACGGGCAGGGCTTCATCGGCCTCCAGGTCCACGCCATCCCCCAGGGCGAGGGCCCCTACGAGGTCCGCTGGCGGAACCTCCGCATCCGCGAGCTGCAGCCCGGCGAGAAGGTCGAGGGCGTGGATTGA
- a CDS encoding chemotaxis protein CheB, with the protein MPGNEGHQPDAEGRPGPAGQPEEQDRLAQPVDAEQPPRLSFPVVGIGASAGGLEAVNEFLDAMKPDSGIAFVLVQHLPPDRASMMAEVLGRHTTMPVLQVEDGMEVAPNHVYVIRPGRVLTIREGRLRLGVALGSPRAANRPIDDFFRSLAEEQRERAVCVVMSGMGSNGAAGAQAIKAVGGLCIAQDPESAQFPSMPRHLIDAGYADYILRPADLPDVLLSYAGHPYARGGREADATEAVRREEEYLRETLAVLRTRTRQDFSGYKKPTLLRRVQRRMGLTRMLSISDYARLLRQSPTEVNALADDLLIHVTGFFRDPEAWEALRRLVIAPMVNAREHGGSIRAWVTACSSGEEAYSLAMLLMEEGEKAGKALDIKVFATDLAERSLAHARAGVYAGGIESEISPERLQRFFSREDEVYRIRPDLRDRVVFAPQNILQDPPFSRLDIATCRNMLIYLEPDVQQRVLTLLHFGLREGGALFLGNTEAIAGAEGLFEPIDKKARIFRRVGPTRHGLVDFPLPHSLPGRDDPGGTGLAAGVRARRREGERASIAELTRRTLLESHTPAAVTVDRDYHILYYHGDTRPFLQQPPGEPTRDMMLLARDGVRGAARVALHRAAAANARVVVADGWAEPEPGRRVRVAVTASPLRDEPPEEPRGPAEYFVVSFEERGDLAAAEAGDGASASDAPEELQRLRTELQSTIEELQTSNEELKASNEEVMSINEELQSANEELETSKEEMQSLNEELTTVNAQLRAKMEEHQAASSDLSSLLASTDIAVLFLDTGFRIRRYTPAVRDLLDLIPADVGRPLSALARRFEDPRLDDDAHAVLERLVPIEREVAGPGGRHFLRRVLPYRTTDNRIDGVVITFVDISARKRAEDALRASEEQFRRAIEDAPIPVIMQAEDGPVLQVSRTWIELTGYTLADLPTADAWLTRAYGPGADAVRDHMHELFRGDRKTLDVEFAIRTRAGGERHWSFSASAPGTLQDGRRFLVGMAVDVTDRRRAEGQQAFLLKLSDTLRPLADPLEIRATAARVLGEHLGVSRAFYADVIDETWADVRDDYADGVPSMAGRIRVEDLGAALVPTFRRGEPAIFGDADADERFTDAERRALTAIGARAGLCVGLVKGARWVAAFGVHQAAPRAWDEGDVSLVREAAERTWAAVERANAEATLRENMDELTRFNRAMVARESRMIDLKKEVNELRRRLGDAPRYPLDFEAGGGDHA; encoded by the coding sequence GTGCCGGGAAACGAGGGGCATCAACCCGATGCAGAGGGGCGGCCCGGGCCGGCCGGGCAGCCCGAGGAGCAGGACCGCCTCGCCCAGCCGGTGGACGCCGAGCAGCCGCCGCGGCTGTCGTTCCCGGTCGTGGGCATCGGCGCGTCGGCGGGGGGGCTGGAGGCGGTCAACGAGTTCCTGGACGCGATGAAGCCGGACTCGGGGATCGCGTTCGTCCTCGTCCAGCATCTCCCGCCCGACCGCGCCAGCATGATGGCCGAGGTGCTCGGCCGCCACACCACCATGCCGGTCCTCCAGGTCGAGGACGGGATGGAGGTCGCGCCGAATCACGTCTACGTGATCCGGCCCGGCCGCGTCCTGACGATCCGCGAGGGCCGCCTCCGCCTGGGGGTGGCCCTGGGTTCGCCGCGGGCCGCCAACCGGCCCATCGATGATTTCTTCCGCAGCCTGGCGGAGGAGCAGCGCGAGCGGGCCGTCTGCGTGGTGATGAGCGGCATGGGCTCCAACGGCGCGGCCGGGGCCCAGGCGATCAAGGCGGTGGGCGGGCTGTGCATCGCGCAGGATCCGGAGTCGGCCCAGTTCCCCAGCATGCCCCGGCACCTGATCGATGCCGGCTATGCGGACTACATCCTCCGCCCGGCCGACCTCCCGGATGTCCTGCTCTCCTACGCGGGGCACCCCTACGCGAGGGGGGGGCGGGAAGCCGACGCGACGGAGGCCGTGCGGCGAGAGGAGGAGTATCTGCGGGAGACGCTGGCCGTGCTCCGGACCCGCACTCGCCAGGACTTCTCGGGGTACAAGAAGCCCACGCTCCTGCGACGGGTCCAGCGGCGGATGGGGCTGACGCGCATGCTCAGCATCTCCGACTACGCCCGGCTCCTCCGGCAGAGCCCGACCGAGGTCAACGCGCTGGCCGACGACCTGCTCATCCACGTCACCGGCTTCTTCCGCGACCCCGAGGCGTGGGAGGCGCTGAGGCGGCTGGTCATCGCGCCGATGGTGAATGCCCGCGAGCATGGGGGGTCGATCCGGGCCTGGGTGACGGCCTGCTCCAGCGGCGAGGAGGCCTACTCGCTGGCGATGCTCCTGATGGAGGAGGGAGAGAAGGCGGGCAAGGCGCTGGACATCAAGGTCTTCGCGACCGACCTGGCCGAACGGTCGCTGGCCCACGCCCGCGCCGGGGTCTATGCCGGGGGCATCGAGTCGGAGATCTCCCCGGAGCGGTTGCAGCGATTCTTCTCCCGGGAGGATGAGGTCTATCGGATACGGCCCGATCTGCGAGACCGGGTGGTCTTCGCCCCCCAGAACATCCTCCAGGATCCGCCGTTCAGCCGCCTGGACATCGCCACGTGCCGCAACATGCTCATCTACCTGGAGCCGGACGTCCAGCAGCGGGTGCTCACGCTCCTGCACTTCGGGCTCCGCGAGGGCGGGGCCCTGTTCCTGGGGAACACCGAGGCCATCGCCGGCGCCGAGGGGCTGTTCGAGCCGATCGACAAGAAGGCGCGGATCTTCCGCCGCGTCGGGCCGACCCGGCACGGGCTGGTCGATTTCCCGCTCCCCCACTCGCTGCCGGGTCGCGACGACCCGGGCGGGACGGGGCTGGCGGCGGGCGTGCGGGCGCGGCGGCGCGAGGGCGAGCGGGCGTCGATCGCGGAGCTCACCCGGCGTACGCTGCTGGAGTCGCACACGCCGGCCGCCGTGACGGTGGACCGCGACTACCACATCCTCTACTACCACGGCGACACGCGGCCGTTCCTCCAGCAGCCCCCCGGCGAGCCGACGCGGGACATGATGCTCCTGGCCCGCGACGGCGTCCGGGGCGCCGCGAGGGTGGCCCTGCACCGGGCCGCGGCCGCGAACGCCAGGGTCGTCGTGGCCGACGGCTGGGCGGAGCCGGAGCCCGGGCGCCGGGTCCGGGTCGCCGTCACGGCCTCGCCGCTCCGCGACGAGCCTCCCGAGGAGCCGCGCGGCCCCGCCGAATATTTCGTCGTCAGCTTCGAGGAGCGGGGGGACCTCGCCGCGGCCGAGGCCGGCGACGGGGCCTCGGCCAGCGACGCCCCGGAGGAGCTCCAGCGACTCCGCACCGAGCTCCAGAGCACCATCGAGGAATTGCAGACCAGCAACGAGGAGCTGAAGGCCTCCAACGAGGAGGTCATGAGCATCAACGAGGAGCTCCAGAGCGCCAACGAGGAGCTGGAGACCAGCAAGGAGGAGATGCAGTCGCTCAACGAGGAGCTGACCACGGTCAACGCCCAGCTCCGGGCGAAGATGGAGGAGCACCAGGCCGCCAGCAGCGACCTGTCGAGCCTGCTGGCCAGCACGGACATCGCCGTGCTCTTCCTCGACACGGGCTTCCGCATCCGGCGTTACACGCCCGCGGTGCGCGACCTCCTGGACCTGATCCCGGCGGACGTGGGGCGGCCGCTGTCGGCCCTGGCCCGCCGGTTCGAGGACCCGCGGCTGGACGACGACGCGCACGCGGTGCTGGAGCGGCTGGTGCCCATCGAGCGCGAGGTCGCCGGCCCCGGCGGGCGGCACTTCCTCCGACGGGTCCTGCCCTACCGGACGACGGACAACCGGATCGACGGCGTCGTGATCACGTTCGTCGACATCTCCGCCCGCAAGCGGGCCGAGGACGCCCTGCGGGCGAGCGAGGAGCAGTTCCGCCGGGCGATCGAGGACGCCCCGATCCCGGTCATCATGCAGGCCGAGGACGGCCCGGTCCTCCAGGTCAGCCGCACCTGGATCGAGCTCACCGGCTACACCCTGGCCGACCTGCCGACGGCCGACGCCTGGCTGACCCGGGCGTACGGGCCCGGGGCCGACGCCGTCCGCGACCACATGCACGAGCTGTTCCGGGGCGATCGGAAGACGCTCGACGTGGAGTTCGCCATCCGGACCCGGGCCGGCGGCGAGCGGCACTGGAGCTTCAGCGCCAGCGCCCCGGGCACCCTGCAGGACGGCCGCCGTTTCCTGGTCGGGATGGCGGTCGACGTCACCGACCGCAGGCGGGCCGAGGGCCAGCAGGCGTTCCTCCTGAAGCTGAGCGACACGCTGCGGCCGCTGGCCGACCCGCTCGAGATCCGGGCGACGGCCGCGCGCGTCCTCGGCGAGCACCTCGGCGTCTCGCGGGCATTCTACGCCGACGTCATCGACGAGACCTGGGCCGACGTCCGGGACGACTACGCGGACGGCGTCCCCTCGATGGCGGGCCGGATCCGGGTCGAGGACCTCGGCGCCGCCCTGGTCCCGACGTTCCGGCGCGGCGAGCCGGCGATCTTCGGCGACGCCGACGCCGACGAGCGGTTCACCGACGCGGAGCGGCGGGCGCTGACGGCGATCGGCGCCCGGGCGGGCCTGTGCGTGGGACTGGTCAAGGGGGCCCGCTGGGTCGCGGCCTTCGGCGTGCACCAGGCGGCGCCGCGGGCCTGGGACGAGGGCGACGTCTCCCTGGTCCGGGAGGCGGCGGAGCGGACCTGGGCGGCCGTCGAGCGGGCGAATGCGGAGGCCACGCTGCGAGAGAACATGGACGAGCTGACGCGGTTCAATCGGGCGATGGTGGCCCGCGAGTCGAGGATGATCGACCTCAAGAAGGAGGTCAACGAGCTCCGCCGGCGGCTGGGGGATGCCCCAAGGTATCCGCTCGACTTCGAGGCGGGAGGGGGCGACCATGCCTGA